The Pseudarthrobacter sulfonivorans genome includes a window with the following:
- a CDS encoding glycerol-3-phosphate dehydrogenase/oxidase, with protein MGLKHSFGHSGATPAHSPVPRASVQGLRNRPHAKVLVIGGGINGVGTFRDLALQGVDVALVERGDYCQGASGASSHMIHGGIRYLENGEFRLVRESVVERNRLLRIAPHYVKPLQTTIPIFSTFSGVLSAPLRFLTHKQQGKPKERGAFLIKLGLSMYDSFSRDGGSVPRHQFRGRKRALAELPQLHPGIKYAATYFDASVHNPERLTLDVLQDGEKAGQASGGPESSTARASNYLALHSLGGAATQSGTTESGTTVQLRDELTGELFDFTADVIVNTTGAWVDLTNEAMGAASAFMGGTKGSHIVLDHPGLLEACKGREIFFEHTDGRIVLIYPMGDRVLVGTTDVLADMTQDAVCTEEEIEYFFDLIGHVFPDITVQRDQIVYTFSGVRPLPRHDATQPGFVSRDYRIERRTPAAGAPGAGTAVVLSLVGGKWTTFRALAEHMANDVLAELGMERKVSTAKLAIGGGAGFPEDDAGIQKWIKAHMGAGRDADRSAVLLTRYGTRADDVIRYLDAGPDRLLRSTRELSVRELEFMARNEQIGHLIDVLVRRTSLAFRGLVTGELLVEVADVLSAPLGWDAAAKADEIQRAREVLERFHGVQIHSLVA; from the coding sequence TTGGGACTCAAACATTCATTCGGCCACAGCGGAGCCACGCCCGCCCACAGCCCCGTGCCGCGGGCATCGGTGCAGGGACTTCGGAACCGTCCGCACGCCAAGGTATTGGTCATCGGCGGTGGCATCAACGGCGTGGGAACCTTCCGGGACCTCGCCCTCCAGGGAGTGGACGTGGCCCTGGTGGAGCGTGGCGACTACTGCCAGGGTGCCAGCGGTGCGTCCTCCCACATGATTCATGGCGGTATCCGTTACCTGGAAAACGGGGAATTCCGTCTCGTCCGCGAATCCGTGGTGGAACGCAACCGCCTCCTGCGGATCGCACCGCACTACGTAAAGCCCCTCCAGACCACCATCCCGATCTTCAGCACCTTTTCCGGCGTCCTGTCCGCACCGTTGCGGTTCCTCACGCACAAACAGCAGGGCAAGCCCAAGGAGCGCGGCGCCTTCCTGATCAAACTGGGGCTGAGCATGTACGACTCGTTCTCCCGGGACGGCGGCTCCGTGCCGCGCCACCAGTTCCGCGGACGCAAGCGTGCCCTCGCCGAGCTGCCGCAGCTGCACCCCGGCATCAAATACGCAGCCACCTACTTTGACGCCTCGGTCCACAACCCCGAGCGCCTTACGCTCGATGTGCTCCAGGACGGCGAGAAAGCCGGGCAAGCCAGCGGCGGACCGGAAAGCTCAACAGCACGGGCGAGCAACTACCTTGCACTCCATTCGCTTGGCGGGGCTGCCACGCAGTCCGGCACAACAGAGTCAGGCACCACGGTCCAGCTCCGCGACGAACTGACTGGCGAGCTGTTTGATTTCACCGCGGACGTCATTGTTAACACCACCGGCGCCTGGGTGGACCTGACCAACGAAGCCATGGGGGCGGCGTCGGCCTTTATGGGCGGCACGAAGGGATCGCACATAGTTCTGGACCACCCGGGCCTGCTGGAGGCCTGCAAAGGCCGGGAGATCTTCTTTGAGCACACGGACGGCCGGATCGTCCTCATCTATCCCATGGGCGACCGGGTCCTGGTGGGAACCACTGATGTCCTTGCCGACATGACGCAGGACGCAGTGTGCACGGAGGAGGAGATCGAGTACTTCTTTGACCTGATCGGACACGTCTTCCCGGACATCACCGTGCAGCGTGACCAGATCGTCTACACGTTCTCGGGTGTCCGCCCGCTGCCACGCCACGACGCCACGCAGCCGGGCTTTGTGTCCCGTGACTACCGGATTGAACGGCGTACGCCGGCTGCCGGGGCACCCGGCGCAGGAACCGCCGTCGTACTCAGCCTGGTGGGCGGCAAGTGGACCACTTTCCGGGCCCTGGCCGAGCACATGGCAAATGATGTGCTCGCCGAGCTGGGGATGGAACGGAAGGTCTCGACGGCGAAACTCGCCATCGGAGGCGGCGCCGGCTTCCCCGAGGATGACGCCGGAATCCAGAAATGGATCAAGGCGCATATGGGTGCCGGCCGGGATGCGGACCGCTCCGCCGTCCTGCTGACCCGCTACGGCACGAGGGCTGACGACGTGATCCGGTACCTTGATGCCGGCCCGGACAGGTTGCTCCGTTCCACCCGTGAACTCAGCGTCCGTGAGTTGGAGTTCATGGCCCGGAATGAGCAGATCGGGCACCTCATCGATGTCCTGGTCCGGCGCACGTCGCTTGCCTTCAGGGGGCTGGTGACCGGTGAACTCCTCGTCGAGGTGGCCGATGTCCTTTCCGCACCGCTCGGCTGGGACGCGGCAGCCAAGGCTGACGAGATCCAACGTGCACGGGAGGTGCTGGAGCGCTTCCACGGCGTACAGATCCACAGCCTGGTGGCCTAG
- the glpK gene encoding glycerol kinase GlpK, giving the protein MNQYVIAIDQGTTSSRAIIFDHSGNIVSSGQMEHEQIFPQAGWVEHKPAEIWNNTREVIASALSKANLTRHDIAAVGITNQRETAVVWDKTTGEAVYNAIVWQDTRTQDIVDELSKDGGPERFKQKVGLPLATYFSGTKIKWILDNVDGARAKAEAGDLVFGNTDAWVLWNLTGGVDGGVHVTDVTNASRTLFMDLDTLTWDEEILGIFGVPLSMMPAIKSSSEVYGTVHTSQLLREVPVSGILGDQQAATFGQAAFEAGEAKNTYGTGCFLIFNTGEEIVHSKNGLLTTVGYKLGDAPTHYALEGSIAVTGSLIQWLRDNLGMISSAPEVETLAAAVEDNGGVYIVPAFSGLFAPYWRSDARGAIVGLTRFVNKNHIARAALEATAFQTREVLDAVNADSGVPLTELKVDGGMVANDALMQFQADILGVPVIRPKVVETTALGAAYAAGLAVGFWKDLGELSSNWSEDKRWEPKLDQAEQDRQLRLWRKAVTKSMDWVDEDVR; this is encoded by the coding sequence ATGAACCAATACGTAATCGCCATCGACCAGGGCACCACCAGCTCCCGCGCCATCATCTTTGACCACAGCGGCAACATCGTTTCCTCGGGCCAGATGGAGCACGAGCAGATCTTCCCGCAGGCGGGCTGGGTAGAGCACAAGCCTGCCGAGATCTGGAACAACACCCGCGAAGTGATCGCGTCCGCCCTCTCCAAGGCGAACCTGACCCGGCACGATATTGCCGCCGTCGGAATTACCAACCAGCGTGAGACAGCGGTTGTCTGGGACAAGACCACCGGCGAGGCCGTCTATAACGCGATTGTCTGGCAAGACACACGGACCCAGGACATCGTTGATGAGCTGTCCAAGGACGGCGGCCCGGAGCGGTTCAAGCAGAAGGTGGGCCTGCCGCTGGCCACGTATTTCTCAGGGACAAAGATCAAGTGGATCCTGGACAACGTCGACGGCGCCCGGGCCAAAGCGGAAGCCGGTGACCTGGTCTTCGGCAACACCGACGCCTGGGTCCTCTGGAACCTGACCGGCGGCGTGGACGGCGGCGTGCACGTCACGGACGTCACCAACGCCTCCCGCACGTTGTTCATGGACCTCGACACGCTGACCTGGGACGAGGAAATCCTGGGCATCTTCGGCGTGCCGCTGAGCATGATGCCAGCCATCAAGTCCTCCTCCGAGGTCTACGGCACCGTGCACACCTCCCAGCTGCTGCGCGAAGTTCCCGTGTCAGGCATCCTGGGTGACCAGCAGGCCGCCACGTTCGGGCAGGCGGCGTTCGAGGCCGGTGAAGCCAAAAACACCTACGGCACCGGATGCTTCCTGATCTTCAACACCGGTGAGGAGATTGTTCACTCGAAGAACGGCCTGCTCACCACGGTCGGGTACAAGCTCGGCGATGCCCCAACGCACTATGCGCTGGAAGGCTCCATCGCGGTCACCGGTTCCCTGATTCAGTGGCTCCGGGACAATTTGGGCATGATCAGCAGCGCGCCGGAGGTGGAAACGCTGGCGGCGGCCGTTGAGGACAACGGCGGCGTCTATATTGTTCCGGCCTTCTCGGGGCTCTTCGCCCCGTACTGGCGTTCGGATGCCCGCGGCGCCATCGTGGGCCTGACCCGGTTCGTCAACAAGAACCACATCGCCCGTGCGGCGCTGGAGGCCACAGCCTTCCAGACCCGCGAGGTGCTGGACGCGGTCAACGCGGATTCCGGCGTTCCGCTTACTGAACTGAAGGTCGACGGCGGCATGGTTGCCAACGACGCGCTGATGCAGTTCCAGGCGGACATCCTGGGCGTTCCGGTGATCCGGCCGAAGGTAGTGGAAACCACTGCACTGGGCGCCGCCTACGCAGCCGGCCTCGCCGTCGGCTTCTGGAAGGACCTCGGCGAACTCTCGTCCAACTGGTCCGAGGACAAGAGGTGGGAACCGAAACTGGACCAGGCCGAGCAGGACCGGCAGCTGCGCCTGTGGAGGAAGGCCGTGACGAAGTCCATGGATTGGGTCGACGAGGACGTGCGCTAA
- a CDS encoding efflux RND transporter permease subunit: protein MRRIVAASLRFRSIIIAMAAALMMVGGAQLSSASVDVFPEFAPPKVEVQTACLGLTAAEVEELVSVPMEEAFNGIDGLHHMRSKSVPQLSSIVMEFENGTDLLTARQLVSERMATVIPTLPTWAAPPIMLQPLSSTSRVMKIGLSSDTRSLIEMSMISYWNIRAHLLRVPGVANVAIWGERLQMLQVQADPAKLAANKVSLETVMSTTANALDAGLLQYSSGAVIGTGGSLDTPSQTIGVRHVQPITTPADLAKVALEDREGQPPLQLGDVANVVEDHQQLIGDAVINGGPGLMLIVEKLPWGNTLEVTKGVEEAMKQLEPGLTGIAVDTAIFRPATFIEESLDNLGVALLLGCLLVILVLSVFLFQWRTALVSVLAIPLSLVAAALVLYWTGGTINTMVLAGLVIAVGVVVDDAIIDVENIVRRLRHHRASGATGSTARVVVNASLEVRGPIVYATLIIVAATVPIFFLDGLTGAFFRPLATSYTLAVVASMLVALTVTPAMAYIVLRNAKLEDRDPPVVRVLKRWYANALRPIVRRPVPGYLTLAAVGVIGIVAAPLLGQSLLPSFKERDFLMHWLTQPGTSNGEEVRVSQLACKELMTIPGVNNCGSHTGQAFNADEVVGVYFGENWISVDPGVDYDQTLAAVAAVVDGYPGIQRDVQTYLKERIREVLTGTGYAVVVRVYGDDLATLRQEADKIKTILGGIDGAIGAKVALQANIPQIDVEVNLEAANRYGLKPGDVRRAAATFVAGEEVGDIYRDGKAYDVQVWSPPEARTSVTNIENLPLDTPSGVKIRMADVATISVKPTPNVIERSEGSRRIDVSANVKEGDLAKVVEKLKTDMEAVQFPVGYSAVVLGEYAERQAAAQRLLLYSIGAVIVVFLLLQAAFKSWRLATLAILTLPVALVGGVIAAHLSGGILSLGSLVGFLTLMGIAARNGILLINHCQHLEQFEGMPFGPALVLRGAAERLSPILMTTLATALALVPLVVMGNIPGHEIEHPMAVVILGGLVTSTLVNLFIVPSLYLRFAKGGRAHRHRAHELEPAPSV from the coding sequence ATGCGCCGGATAGTCGCGGCAAGCCTAAGGTTCAGATCGATCATCATCGCGATGGCGGCGGCGCTGATGATGGTAGGCGGCGCCCAGCTCAGCAGTGCCTCGGTGGACGTGTTCCCTGAATTCGCGCCGCCGAAAGTGGAGGTCCAGACAGCCTGCCTGGGACTTACCGCCGCTGAGGTGGAAGAACTCGTTTCGGTTCCCATGGAAGAAGCCTTCAACGGCATCGACGGCCTCCACCACATGCGGTCCAAGTCGGTACCGCAGCTGTCCTCGATTGTGATGGAATTCGAGAACGGCACGGATCTGCTCACTGCCCGACAGTTGGTGTCCGAGCGGATGGCGACGGTCATTCCGACGCTGCCCACCTGGGCGGCGCCGCCGATCATGCTGCAGCCCCTGTCCTCGACCAGCCGGGTCATGAAGATCGGGCTGTCCTCGGACACCCGGTCCCTGATCGAGATGTCAATGATTTCCTACTGGAACATCAGGGCCCATCTGCTCCGCGTTCCCGGCGTGGCAAACGTGGCAATCTGGGGCGAACGTCTCCAGATGCTTCAAGTCCAGGCTGACCCGGCCAAGCTGGCCGCAAACAAGGTCAGCCTGGAAACCGTCATGAGCACCACCGCCAATGCCCTCGACGCCGGCCTGCTCCAGTATTCCTCCGGTGCCGTGATCGGCACCGGAGGTTCCCTGGACACACCCAGCCAGACAATTGGGGTCAGGCACGTCCAGCCCATCACCACACCTGCGGACCTCGCGAAGGTGGCACTGGAGGATCGTGAGGGGCAGCCCCCGCTCCAGCTGGGCGACGTGGCCAATGTGGTGGAGGACCACCAGCAGCTGATCGGTGACGCCGTCATTAACGGCGGACCGGGTCTGATGCTGATCGTGGAAAAACTGCCTTGGGGCAACACCCTCGAAGTGACAAAGGGGGTGGAAGAGGCAATGAAACAACTCGAGCCCGGCCTGACCGGAATCGCTGTGGACACGGCCATCTTCCGGCCTGCAACCTTCATTGAGGAATCCCTCGACAACCTGGGCGTAGCCCTGCTGCTCGGATGTCTGCTGGTCATCCTGGTATTGAGTGTCTTCCTCTTCCAGTGGCGGACGGCATTGGTCAGCGTGCTGGCCATCCCGTTGTCGCTGGTGGCGGCGGCCCTCGTGTTGTATTGGACCGGCGGCACGATCAATACCATGGTGCTTGCGGGGTTGGTGATTGCCGTCGGAGTGGTGGTGGACGATGCCATCATCGACGTCGAGAATATCGTCAGACGGCTCCGGCACCACCGGGCCAGTGGCGCCACCGGAAGCACCGCCAGGGTAGTGGTCAACGCATCGCTTGAGGTCCGCGGACCGATTGTGTACGCCACGCTGATTATCGTCGCCGCCACGGTTCCGATCTTCTTCCTGGACGGGCTGACCGGGGCGTTCTTCCGTCCGCTGGCCACGTCCTACACCCTCGCGGTGGTCGCGTCCATGCTCGTGGCGCTGACGGTCACGCCGGCAATGGCGTACATCGTCCTGCGAAATGCCAAGCTGGAGGACCGGGATCCGCCCGTGGTCAGGGTCCTGAAGCGTTGGTACGCCAACGCGCTCCGGCCCATTGTCCGCCGTCCTGTCCCCGGCTACCTGACCCTGGCAGCCGTGGGCGTCATCGGCATCGTAGCGGCGCCGCTGCTGGGCCAATCGTTGCTCCCGTCCTTCAAGGAGCGTGATTTCCTGATGCACTGGCTCACGCAGCCCGGCACGTCCAACGGCGAGGAAGTCCGCGTCAGCCAGCTGGCCTGCAAGGAACTCATGACCATCCCCGGAGTGAACAACTGCGGGTCCCACACCGGACAGGCATTCAACGCCGATGAGGTGGTGGGCGTCTACTTCGGTGAGAACTGGATCAGCGTCGACCCCGGGGTCGACTATGACCAAACCCTGGCAGCAGTGGCGGCGGTCGTGGACGGGTATCCCGGAATCCAACGGGACGTGCAGACGTACCTCAAGGAACGCATTCGCGAGGTACTCACCGGAACCGGTTACGCCGTCGTCGTCCGTGTGTACGGGGACGACCTTGCGACGCTGCGCCAGGAGGCTGACAAGATCAAAACCATTCTGGGCGGCATTGACGGAGCCATCGGCGCGAAGGTTGCCCTCCAGGCCAACATTCCGCAGATCGATGTGGAAGTGAACCTGGAAGCGGCGAACCGCTACGGGCTGAAGCCGGGCGATGTGCGGCGTGCCGCGGCGACCTTCGTTGCCGGTGAAGAGGTAGGCGACATTTACCGGGACGGGAAGGCCTACGACGTCCAGGTGTGGAGCCCGCCGGAGGCCCGGACGAGTGTCACGAACATTGAGAACCTTCCCCTCGATACGCCGAGCGGGGTCAAGATCCGGATGGCTGATGTCGCCACGATTTCGGTCAAGCCCACGCCCAATGTCATTGAGCGTTCGGAGGGATCCAGGCGCATCGATGTCAGTGCCAACGTCAAGGAAGGTGATCTGGCGAAGGTCGTGGAGAAGCTCAAGACTGATATGGAAGCTGTTCAGTTCCCGGTCGGCTACAGCGCGGTTGTCCTCGGCGAATACGCCGAACGCCAGGCCGCAGCCCAACGGCTGCTGCTCTACTCCATTGGCGCGGTCATCGTCGTCTTCCTTCTCCTGCAGGCTGCTTTCAAGAGTTGGCGGCTGGCCACCCTGGCCATCCTGACCCTGCCGGTGGCACTCGTGGGCGGGGTGATCGCCGCCCACCTCAGCGGCGGAATCCTGTCCCTCGGTTCGCTGGTTGGCTTCCTGACGCTCATGGGGATCGCGGCACGCAACGGCATCCTGCTCATCAACCACTGCCAGCATCTGGAACAGTTTGAGGGGATGCCCTTCGGACCTGCGCTGGTGCTTCGGGGGGCTGCAGAGCGCTTGTCGCCGATCCTCATGACCACGCTGGCCACGGCTTTGGCTCTGGTACCGCTGGTGGTGATGGGGAACATCCCCGGCCACGAGATCGAGCATCCCATGGCAGTGGTGATCCTGGGCGGCCTCGTCACATCGACGCTGGTCAACCTGTTCATCGTCCCATCGCTGTACCTGCGATTCGCCAAAGGTGGCCGCGCCCACCGGCACCGGGCACATGAGCTCGAACCCGCGCCTTCGGTTTAG
- a CDS encoding efflux RND transporter permease subunit, translating to MQFRILVLALAAGLITFGIVNVPHMAVDTMPEFAPAQVEIQTEALGLSAVEVEQLITAPMEADLLNGVAWLDEIRSKSVPGLSSIELVFEPGTDLLRARQLVAERMTQAHALPNVSSPPLIMQPMSSTSRVLMVRMNSKELSGIEMSVLARWKIKPRLIGIPGVANVSIWGQREQQLQVEVTPTQLRDKGITLEQLIKTTGNAVWVSPLSFLEASTPGTGGFVESPNQRLGIQHVLPIRTPADLAKVSVEDTDPQLLLGDIAQVKEDHQPLIGDAVGADAGLMLVIEKFPGISALDVTRSVEAALKDMEPGLTGVQIDTSVFRPATGVQDSVNSLGLALLISLLIAVALFWLLFRSWRVAVIALVAIATTVTTAAVVLFAQNATLNITVLIGVLLGTSVIVGDIVEDVQAHRRQRAVREATDAEATPRSRSSYIVRGVRTPLFHASLMMVVVLVPTLFVTGVGGSFLSPLFWSLALTLAAALIVGLSVTPVLAYFLLPSKTATDRELPAVGRGKAYYDRALGGVNSRKPLAIVAIVVVGILGVAAGSQLAGNRPLVPTMPDRTLLVQWDTMAGTSNDEVRRIAALASDELRALPGVSGVGGHVGRAISADQVVGNSSAELWVSIARDANFGETERAVRDVVQGYPGIAHNVLNYSQQTVGDMRSSLEPGFAVRVYGTEMPVLREKAEEVRQALQKIDGVNNPTIDAAAMTAIVEVQVNLEAAQKFGIKPGDARRAAATLMQGIVVGNLFEEQKVFEVVVRGAVGVRDDLTSIRELLLDAPNGGHVQLGQVADVRMVPSEVVIQHDASSRRIDVVADVSGRPLADIQRDIEAAIQQIQFPLEHHAEIPTKYSQLQAADTLVHGLGIAAILAVLLLLQTAVRSWKLALVVFLTLPAAMAGAAVAAWFGAESLSWLSLTAFAAVVAIAARNAALLSARVDELWRESEQMSRTDLVMTAARDRISPILKSALITFLVLIPPAFLGGAVGQTLIVPMLLIIAGGLVTTTLVGIFVLPLLTLWFGPRTEPEEWSEVYESEVPVIPVMPEKVEVS from the coding sequence ATGCAGTTCCGAATCTTGGTTCTCGCCCTCGCGGCGGGCCTTATTACTTTTGGCATCGTGAACGTTCCACATATGGCCGTGGACACCATGCCGGAGTTCGCCCCCGCACAGGTAGAGATCCAAACTGAGGCCCTAGGGCTCTCCGCGGTTGAAGTTGAGCAGCTTATCACCGCACCGATGGAAGCAGACCTCCTGAACGGGGTGGCCTGGCTGGACGAGATCCGCTCGAAATCCGTCCCGGGGCTGTCGTCCATCGAACTGGTCTTCGAGCCCGGCACGGACCTCCTGCGCGCACGCCAGTTGGTCGCGGAACGGATGACGCAGGCGCACGCGCTGCCTAACGTCTCATCGCCGCCGCTGATCATGCAGCCCATGTCCTCCACCAGCCGCGTGCTGATGGTCAGGATGAACTCCAAGGAGCTCTCCGGCATTGAGATGTCGGTCCTGGCCAGATGGAAAATCAAGCCGCGGCTGATCGGTATCCCGGGCGTGGCGAACGTGTCCATCTGGGGCCAGCGCGAACAGCAGCTGCAGGTTGAGGTCACTCCGACGCAGCTGCGCGATAAAGGAATTACCCTTGAGCAGCTAATTAAGACCACAGGCAACGCGGTCTGGGTTTCGCCGTTGAGCTTCCTCGAGGCTTCGACGCCCGGGACCGGCGGTTTCGTGGAGTCGCCCAACCAGCGCCTTGGCATCCAGCACGTCCTTCCCATCCGCACGCCGGCCGACCTGGCCAAGGTCAGCGTGGAGGACACGGACCCGCAGTTGCTCCTCGGCGACATTGCCCAGGTCAAGGAAGACCACCAGCCGCTGATCGGTGACGCCGTTGGGGCGGACGCCGGCCTGATGCTGGTGATCGAGAAGTTCCCCGGCATCAGCGCCCTGGACGTCACCCGTAGTGTTGAGGCGGCCCTCAAGGACATGGAGCCGGGCCTCACGGGCGTCCAGATCGATACTTCTGTCTTCAGGCCTGCGACCGGTGTTCAGGACTCCGTCAACAGCCTCGGCCTGGCGCTCCTGATCAGCCTGCTGATTGCGGTAGCACTGTTTTGGCTGCTGTTCCGGTCCTGGCGCGTCGCCGTGATCGCACTCGTGGCCATCGCCACTACCGTCACGACGGCGGCGGTGGTGCTGTTCGCCCAAAACGCAACACTTAACATCACCGTCCTGATAGGAGTTCTGCTCGGCACGTCCGTGATCGTGGGCGACATCGTGGAAGACGTTCAGGCCCACCGACGACAGCGCGCCGTCCGCGAGGCGACGGACGCCGAGGCTACCCCGAGGTCGCGCAGCAGCTACATCGTCCGCGGGGTCCGCACGCCGCTGTTCCACGCATCGCTGATGATGGTGGTCGTCCTCGTTCCGACCCTCTTCGTGACCGGAGTAGGCGGCTCGTTTCTTTCGCCGCTTTTCTGGTCGTTGGCGCTGACGCTGGCCGCCGCCCTGATCGTAGGCTTGTCCGTCACACCGGTACTGGCGTATTTCCTCCTCCCGTCCAAGACCGCGACCGACAGGGAACTTCCCGCCGTCGGACGGGGGAAGGCGTACTACGACCGCGCACTGGGTGGGGTCAACTCCCGGAAGCCCCTGGCGATTGTGGCCATCGTGGTCGTGGGGATCCTTGGCGTCGCTGCCGGCTCGCAACTGGCAGGAAACCGGCCGCTCGTTCCCACCATGCCCGACCGGACCCTGTTGGTGCAGTGGGACACCATGGCCGGGACGTCCAATGACGAAGTCCGGCGGATCGCTGCCCTGGCCTCCGATGAACTCAGGGCCCTCCCGGGGGTTTCGGGCGTCGGCGGTCACGTGGGACGCGCCATCTCTGCGGATCAGGTGGTTGGCAACAGCTCTGCTGAGCTGTGGGTGTCGATCGCACGGGACGCCAACTTCGGCGAAACGGAGCGGGCGGTACGGGACGTGGTCCAGGGCTACCCGGGCATCGCGCACAACGTGCTGAACTACTCGCAACAGACCGTCGGCGACATGCGCTCCAGCCTGGAGCCGGGATTCGCGGTCCGCGTCTACGGAACGGAAATGCCGGTGCTCCGTGAAAAGGCAGAAGAGGTCCGCCAGGCCCTCCAGAAGATTGACGGTGTGAACAACCCGACCATCGACGCTGCTGCCATGACCGCGATCGTAGAGGTCCAGGTCAATCTCGAGGCTGCCCAAAAGTTCGGCATCAAGCCCGGTGACGCGAGGCGCGCCGCTGCGACACTGATGCAGGGCATCGTCGTCGGGAACCTCTTTGAGGAGCAGAAGGTGTTCGAAGTGGTTGTTCGCGGCGCGGTTGGCGTCCGGGATGACCTGACCAGCATCCGTGAGCTGCTCCTTGACGCTCCTAATGGCGGCCACGTCCAACTGGGCCAGGTCGCCGACGTTCGCATGGTCCCCAGCGAAGTTGTTATCCAGCACGATGCCAGCTCGCGGCGGATCGACGTCGTGGCTGACGTCAGCGGACGCCCGCTGGCAGATATCCAGCGGGACATCGAGGCGGCCATCCAACAAATCCAGTTCCCGCTCGAACACCACGCCGAGATCCCCACGAAATACAGCCAGCTGCAGGCCGCAGACACCCTGGTTCATGGACTCGGAATCGCGGCCATCCTGGCTGTGCTGCTTCTGCTTCAGACTGCAGTGCGGAGCTGGAAGCTTGCCCTCGTCGTCTTCCTGACGCTTCCCGCCGCGATGGCGGGAGCAGCGGTCGCCGCATGGTTCGGGGCGGAGTCCCTGTCCTGGCTGTCGCTGACGGCATTTGCGGCCGTGGTGGCCATCGCTGCGCGTAATGCGGCGCTCCTGTCCGCGCGTGTTGACGAACTCTGGCGGGAGTCCGAACAGATGTCACGCACTGACCTGGTCATGACGGCGGCCCGGGACCGGATATCGCCGATCCTGAAATCCGCCCTCATTACGTTCCTCGTGCTGATACCGCCCGCCTTCCTCGGCGGCGCGGTAGGCCAGACCCTGATCGTGCCCATGCTGCTGATCATAGCCGGCGGGCTCGTGACCACAACGCTCGTGGGGATCTTTGTGCTCCCGCTGCTCACACTCTGGTTCGGTCCCCGCACCGAGCCGGAAGAGTGGTCAGAGGTCTACGAATCGGAAGTTCCAGTCATCCCTGTTATGCCGGAAAAGGTGGAAGTATCATGA
- a CDS encoding MIP/aquaporin family protein, which yields MSLGIVFLSEVFGTAMLTLLGCGVVANVALKGTKGNSGGFLMVTWGWGIAVFAGVFVAAKSGAHLNPAVTLGLLVKQSKEYAPGVPVDVASTFTYFGGEVLGAFLGAVLCWVAYKQHFDAEPVEANKLATFSTGPAIRSVPWNLLTEVIGTFVLVFVILTFGGTPQQLGPLAVALLVVGIGVSLGGPTGYAINPARDLGPRIAHAILPIKGKGSSDWAYSWIPVVGPLVGGSLAGLVAFWVPAIMPAIAG from the coding sequence ATGTCTCTTGGAATTGTTTTTCTTTCCGAAGTCTTCGGAACGGCGATGCTCACCCTGCTGGGTTGCGGCGTCGTAGCCAACGTTGCCCTGAAGGGCACAAAGGGCAACAGCGGCGGGTTCCTGATGGTGACCTGGGGGTGGGGGATCGCCGTCTTCGCGGGTGTTTTTGTTGCCGCCAAATCCGGCGCCCACCTCAATCCCGCCGTCACGCTGGGCCTACTCGTCAAGCAAAGCAAGGAGTATGCCCCCGGCGTCCCGGTAGATGTGGCCTCAACTTTCACCTACTTCGGCGGTGAAGTGCTCGGCGCTTTCCTGGGTGCTGTCCTTTGCTGGGTCGCATACAAGCAGCACTTCGATGCCGAACCCGTGGAAGCCAACAAGCTGGCAACGTTCTCCACCGGTCCAGCCATCCGCTCCGTGCCTTGGAACCTGCTCACGGAGGTCATCGGTACATTCGTCCTGGTCTTCGTCATCCTGACGTTCGGCGGGACGCCCCAGCAGCTTGGGCCGCTGGCCGTGGCCCTGCTCGTGGTGGGCATCGGTGTGTCACTGGGTGGGCCCACGGGCTACGCAATTAACCCGGCACGTGACCTCGGGCCCCGCATCGCACACGCAATCCTGCCCATCAAGGGCAAGGGTTCAAGTGACTGGGCCTACTCCTGGATCCCCGTGGTGGGGCCGCTGGTCGGCGGTAGCCTTGCCGGTCTGGTGGCGTTCTGGGTTCCCGCGATCATGCCTGCCATCGCCGGCTAG